In the genome of Persephonella sp. KM09-Lau-8, one region contains:
- a CDS encoding type II secretion system F family protein — MQTYLVEVIDREGNKQRKIFSVETEDEIFRSLEFAGLFPVKIKKLPSFVRYLNPKKILYRIKPQEIIETLENLHLIVKSGIPVIQGLMDLAEDSDNPALKELLQDMAYKVQAGYSLSRAFEAHPEVFSPVIVSLVKIGEETGNLEKTLKDAAEHLKKIQDIKAKTKQALIYPSFAFFSVLGALIFWLVYVLPKIIDAFKEFNVQLPATTIFIMYLSEYTRKYLWIVIILLIIGFIVLKILRNKNEKVRYQTDKLLLKTPVFGIIILNFNYAFFAEYLRLMIVSGVPLYQALHIMEGAIKNMVFKTAIKNTREKIEIGKPFSESLKEEGVFSPVITRMISIGEQAGQLDEQLNYISNYYYNKVDYLAQNIAKMIEPIVIGIVGAFMLVIMLGLIGPIYDLISQISKM, encoded by the coding sequence ATGCAAACATATCTGGTAGAGGTAATAGATAGGGAAGGAAATAAGCAGAGAAAAATATTTTCCGTTGAAACAGAAGATGAGATATTCCGTTCCCTTGAGTTTGCAGGTTTATTTCCGGTAAAAATTAAAAAACTTCCTTCATTTGTCAGATATCTTAATCCTAAAAAAATTCTTTATAGAATAAAGCCTCAGGAGATTATAGAAACCCTTGAAAATCTCCACCTTATTGTAAAATCAGGAATTCCTGTTATTCAGGGATTAATGGATTTAGCAGAAGATTCCGATAATCCGGCTTTAAAAGAACTTTTACAGGATATGGCTTATAAAGTTCAGGCTGGATATTCTCTTTCACGGGCTTTTGAAGCACATCCGGAGGTTTTCTCTCCTGTTATTGTATCTCTTGTAAAAATCGGAGAAGAAACAGGAAATCTTGAAAAAACTTTGAAAGATGCAGCAGAGCACCTGAAAAAAATTCAGGATATAAAAGCAAAAACAAAACAGGCATTGATTTATCCATCATTTGCATTTTTCAGTGTTCTCGGAGCTTTGATATTCTGGCTTGTTTATGTTCTTCCTAAAATAATAGATGCATTTAAGGAATTTAATGTCCAGCTGCCAGCCACTACAATTTTTATTATGTATTTGTCCGAATATACAAGGAAATATCTTTGGATCGTGATAATACTGCTAATTATTGGTTTTATTGTGCTAAAAATACTCAGAAATAAAAATGAAAAAGTAAGATATCAGACAGATAAGCTTTTACTGAAAACCCCTGTGTTTGGAATAATCATATTAAACTTTAATTACGCATTTTTTGCCGAATACCTGAGGTTAATGATAGTTTCTGGAGTCCCACTTTATCAGGCACTTCATATTATGGAAGGTGCAATTAAAAATATGGTGTTTAAAACTGCTATAAAAAACACCCGTGAAAAAATAGAGATTGGTAAACCATTTTCCGAGTCTTTGAAGGAAGAAGGAGTTTTTTCTCCTGTTATCACAAGAATGATTTCTATAGGGGAGCAGGCAGGCCAGTTGGATGAACAGCTGAATTATATCTCAAATTATTATTATAATAAGGTGGATTATCTGGCACAGAATATAGCAAAAATGATAGAACCTATAGTAATCGGTATTGTAGGGGCATTTATGCTTGTGATTATGCTTGGACTTATTGGTCCTATATATGACTTGATTTCTCAAATATCAAAGATGTAA
- a CDS encoding patatin-like phospholipase family protein yields the protein MEKTYGIALSGGAVRGAAHIGVLKALEEHGIFPSVISGSSAGSIIGCFYAAGYSPAELEEIILDTNILSYLKPAMNLTALFSLEGLEKLIQKYIKISDISQLEKKLYVCATNLNLGIPEYFDRGNIYEIISASSALPFIFKPVKIGDYVYVDGGIMDNLPVEPLLKKSDFIIGSEVNPLGVEKNFNNPVNILLRSFFLAVRANVEARKKYCNLFLQPPELRQIGLFSTWKIKDAIEIGYRYTKAVLREYFKQE from the coding sequence ATGGAAAAAACTTATGGTATTGCTTTATCAGGGGGAGCTGTTAGAGGGGCTGCCCATATAGGTGTTTTAAAAGCATTGGAGGAACATGGGATATTCCCTTCAGTAATCTCCGGCTCAAGTGCTGGCTCAATAATTGGATGTTTCTATGCTGCAGGATATTCTCCGGCAGAATTAGAAGAAATAATTCTGGATACAAATATCCTTAGCTATCTGAAACCTGCAATGAACTTAACAGCCTTATTTTCTCTGGAAGGATTGGAAAAATTAATTCAGAAATACATTAAAATTTCTGATATATCTCAGCTTGAAAAAAAGCTTTATGTATGTGCCACCAATCTAAATCTGGGAATTCCTGAGTATTTTGATAGGGGTAATATATACGAAATTATTTCTGCTTCCAGTGCTTTACCTTTTATTTTTAAACCTGTAAAAATAGGGGATTATGTGTATGTGGACGGAGGAATAATGGATAACCTGCCTGTTGAACCTCTTTTGAAAAAATCTGATTTTATTATTGGTTCTGAGGTTAACCCTCTTGGAGTAGAAAAAAACTTTAACAATCCAGTGAATATTTTGCTTAGAAGTTTCTTCCTTGCAGTTAGGGCTAATGTAGAGGCAAGGAAAAAATATTGTAATCTGTTTTTACAACCTCCTGAACTTAGGCAGATAGGTCTTTTTTCAACATGGAAAATTAAGGATGCTATAGAAATAGGCTACAGATATACAAAGGCTGTTTTAAGGGAATACTTTAAACAGGAATAA
- a CDS encoding DnaJ C-terminal domain-containing protein, producing the protein MNLYQLLGVARDATPEEIKKAFREKARKYHPDINPEYAEIFKQITHAYDILSDPIKRKKYDESLYKLEKKDFGSLIGEALAQFLGFHSKPQRGEDIKLKIKISVKEGFHGTEKTIRYQRKVKCTTCNGSGITSESRIENCEKCGGRGKIKKAFLELPCINCFGRGIVIKNPCPLCKGEGRVSKFEQKTIYIPAGITDKQTLLVEKAGNEGLNNGETGNLYLKINFDKKDRFKLKGLDVFTELKIDRKTLIDSPYIYIEDLEGNKLKIPLEVEEIKPIKFRIKNKGYRKPNGKRGDLIVKIIPV; encoded by the coding sequence ATGAACCTGTATCAGCTTTTAGGGGTGGCCAGAGATGCCACCCCGGAGGAAATAAAAAAGGCTTTCCGGGAAAAAGCCAGAAAATACCATCCAGACATCAATCCCGAATACGCGGAAATCTTTAAACAGATAACCCATGCATATGACATACTCTCTGACCCGATAAAAAGAAAAAAATATGATGAAAGTCTTTATAAACTTGAAAAAAAAGATTTTGGAAGCTTAATAGGAGAAGCCCTTGCCCAGTTTTTAGGTTTTCATTCAAAGCCTCAGCGGGGAGAGGACATAAAACTAAAAATCAAAATATCTGTAAAAGAAGGCTTTCACGGAACAGAAAAAACAATTCGTTATCAGAGAAAAGTAAAATGCACTACTTGTAATGGTTCTGGAATTACTTCTGAGTCCAGAATAGAAAACTGCGAAAAATGCGGCGGTAGAGGGAAAATAAAAAAAGCATTTTTGGAATTACCCTGTATCAACTGCTTTGGTAGAGGAATAGTAATCAAAAATCCCTGTCCATTGTGCAAAGGGGAAGGGAGAGTCTCTAAATTTGAACAAAAAACAATCTATATACCTGCAGGTATAACAGATAAACAGACATTGCTGGTGGAAAAAGCCGGCAACGAAGGTCTAAACAACGGAGAAACAGGAAACCTTTATCTGAAAATAAACTTTGACAAAAAAGACAGATTCAAATTAAAAGGATTAGATGTTTTTACAGAATTGAAAATAGATAGAAAAACTCTTATAGACAGTCCATACATATACATTGAGGATTTAGAAGGAAATAAACTTAAAATCCCCCTTGAAGTAGAGGAAATAAAACCTATCAAGTTCAGAATAAAAAATAAAGGATACAGAAAACCAAACGGCAAAAGAGGAGATTTAATTGTAAAAATTATTCCTGTTTAA
- a CDS encoding nucleotide exchange factor GrpE, with the protein MEEKKEEVEVKIEDSQEKSQQEEQSQEIQQEEKEEKQLTLEECIEQNKKLEEELNQLKAKLQKTEEAAKRLSVMYQSLQKEFEDYKVRMRKEKEEAKEEGALRVVKGFMEIVDNFEKALESAAKTTDINALMKGIQMIHYQLFRFLQEQGIEKIETSQGFNPMEHEAIETIASKEHQPNEIIKVVQTGYKYRGKTIRPAKVIVAIPPEEREEIT; encoded by the coding sequence ATGGAAGAAAAAAAGGAAGAAGTTGAAGTAAAAATAGAGGATAGTCAGGAAAAATCTCAGCAGGAAGAACAATCTCAAGAAATTCAGCAGGAAGAAAAGGAAGAAAAACAACTCACCCTTGAAGAATGTATTGAGCAAAACAAAAAATTAGAAGAAGAGCTTAACCAGCTTAAAGCAAAACTCCAGAAAACAGAAGAAGCAGCAAAAAGACTGTCTGTTATGTATCAATCCCTCCAAAAAGAGTTTGAAGATTACAAAGTCAGAATGAGAAAAGAAAAAGAAGAGGCAAAAGAAGAGGGAGCCTTAAGGGTAGTAAAAGGATTTATGGAGATTGTGGATAATTTTGAAAAAGCCCTTGAAAGTGCAGCTAAGACCACAGATATAAATGCCCTTATGAAAGGTATTCAGATGATACATTATCAGCTTTTTAGATTTTTGCAGGAACAGGGTATAGAAAAGATAGAAACATCTCAGGGATTTAATCCTATGGAACATGAAGCAATTGAAACTATTGCCTCAAAAGAACACCAACCTAATGAAATCATAAAAGTCGTTCAGACAGGCTATAAATACAGAGGAAAAACAATAAGACCTGCAAAGGTTATTGTTGCAATACCACCTGAAGAAAGGGAAGAAATCACATAG
- a CDS encoding NYN domain-containing protein gives MTNNLYKNQRVAIFLDIQNLYYSARDAFNRKVNFESVLHKVLNDRVLIRAIAYLVKLQGVDQKGFINTLRHIGYQVRVKEPKIFKRLDEEGNLWTTVKADWDMGIAMDAISLAEKIDVAVLASGDGDFADLVRYLHTKGVKVEIAAFKQTAAKELVEIADEFIDLTMFGEDIFL, from the coding sequence ATGACAAACAACCTTTACAAAAACCAGAGAGTTGCAATATTTCTGGACATCCAGAACCTCTATTACTCTGCAAGGGATGCATTTAACCGCAAAGTGAATTTCGAAAGTGTTTTACATAAAGTTTTAAATGATAGAGTTCTCATCAGAGCTATTGCATATCTTGTAAAGCTTCAAGGAGTTGACCAGAAAGGCTTTATTAATACCCTCAGGCATATAGGTTATCAGGTCAGAGTTAAGGAACCTAAAATTTTCAAAAGATTAGATGAGGAAGGCAATCTCTGGACTACGGTCAAAGCCGACTGGGATATGGGTATTGCAATGGATGCCATATCACTGGCAGAAAAAATAGATGTGGCAGTGCTTGCAAGTGGAGATGGAGATTTTGCAGATCTTGTTAGATATCTGCACACGAAAGGTGTAAAAGTAGAAATAGCAGCCTTCAAGCAGACAGCAGCCAAAGAGTTGGTTGAGATAGCAGATGAATTTATAGACCTTACCATGTTCGGTGAAGATATCTTCCTTTGA
- a CDS encoding YgaP-like transmembrane domain — MSKAAIRAQRAVMGTLLLIAMILMAIGYDWGKYIVYFIIFMLYLSAATGFCPSDAIFEKLFGKRQDNI, encoded by the coding sequence ATGTCTAAAGCAGCGATAAGAGCTCAAAGGGCTGTAATGGGAACACTTCTTTTAATAGCAATGATTTTGATGGCAATAGGTTATGACTGGGGTAAGTATATAGTTTATTTCATAATATTTATGCTTTATCTCTCAGCAGCTACGGGATTTTGTCCATCTGATGCAATTTTTGAAAAACTATTTGGCAAGAGACAGGATAATATTTAA
- a CDS encoding exonuclease SbcCD subunit D, protein MKFVHISDTHLGYHQYGLQERAEDFYDVFDEAVDFAIEKKVDFVIHTGDFFHSSRPSNQVILQGISILQKLKDAGIPIFVISGNHDRGSQVRDVSPLKILEPSGLKLIDNGVIEYDGIFFAGLKYISKAGLKQIGGSLRPIFEKYLENMGNGFKILMLHQEFQPFFPSSNLYLKNEIPEGFDYVGIGHYHIPQMPAVINGATVVQPGSTEFTAYNEKEEEAGKGFYYVEVDGKEVKPQFIKLNRRRPFLYYRFSEENIEELIKQIKEDIEKLGGGKKPVIVFKGVLKELTYKDIYKYLSAEGISEEEGSILHLHFNLTREVAEEEGFSVIETSTEKINQELKRLIGDDELFESVVETLNFLRTFDNIDEIKKYLKENPDAIDI, encoded by the coding sequence ATGAAGTTTGTTCATATCTCTGATACACATCTGGGATATCATCAATACGGCCTGCAAGAACGGGCGGAGGACTTTTATGATGTTTTTGATGAGGCTGTGGATTTTGCAATAGAAAAAAAAGTTGATTTTGTGATTCATACAGGGGATTTTTTCCATTCCTCCCGCCCTTCTAATCAGGTTATCCTTCAGGGAATTAGTATTCTCCAAAAGCTAAAAGATGCAGGTATCCCGATTTTTGTTATATCCGGTAATCATGATAGAGGCAGTCAGGTAAGGGATGTATCTCCTTTGAAAATTCTTGAGCCTTCAGGATTAAAACTGATAGATAACGGAGTTATTGAATATGATGGGATATTCTTTGCAGGACTGAAATATATCTCAAAAGCAGGTCTCAAACAGATAGGTGGAAGTCTCAGACCTATTTTTGAAAAGTATCTGGAAAACATGGGAAATGGTTTTAAAATTCTAATGCTACATCAGGAGTTTCAACCATTTTTTCCCTCTTCAAATCTATATTTGAAGAATGAAATTCCTGAAGGCTTTGATTATGTGGGAATAGGTCATTATCATATTCCCCAAATGCCTGCAGTTATTAATGGTGCTACTGTTGTTCAGCCTGGTTCAACAGAGTTTACAGCTTATAACGAAAAAGAGGAAGAGGCTGGAAAAGGCTTTTATTATGTTGAGGTTGACGGAAAAGAGGTAAAACCTCAGTTTATAAAGCTTAATAGAAGACGACCATTTCTATATTACAGATTTTCTGAAGAAAATATAGAAGAGCTAATAAAACAGATTAAAGAGGATATAGAAAAATTAGGAGGTGGCAAAAAACCTGTTATTGTTTTTAAAGGAGTTTTAAAAGAGCTTACCTATAAGGATATATACAAATATCTTTCGGCTGAAGGCATATCAGAAGAGGAAGGCAGTATCTTACATCTGCATTTTAATCTTACAAGGGAAGTAGCTGAAGAAGAAGGCTTTTCTGTAATTGAAACCTCAACTGAAAAGATAAATCAGGAACTTAAGAGGCTTATAGGAGATGATGAGCTTTTTGAATCTGTTGTTGAAACTTTAAATTTCCTCAGAACCTTTGACAACATTGATGAGATTAAAAAATATCTCAAAGAAAATCCAGATGCTATAGATATTTAG
- a CDS encoding aldo/keto reductase — MEYRNLGNTGLKVSVICLGAMTFTEKGWRSAGTMSFSEIQKVVDYALDNGVNFFDTADIYAFGESEELLGKALGNRKNDVIIATKVRGVMSDDPNDRGLSRYHIFKSIDASLKRLGRDYIDLYQVHWWDNSTPIEETIDALNDLVRIGKVRYIGISDFAGWQIARSVSLQEAKNYAKFVSAQMYYSLLGRDIEFEVVPACEALGLGILAWSPLAGGFLTGKYTRENIPEGSRYARMERPFLRFDFEKGYFVVDELRKLAEKYNATVSQVALNWIKAKPFISSIIIGVRSLEQLKDNLGCINWDLSEEDISYLDEITAPERPYPQWFLDMFADL, encoded by the coding sequence ATGGAATATCGGAATTTAGGTAATACAGGTCTAAAGGTATCTGTTATCTGTCTTGGGGCTATGACATTTACAGAAAAAGGCTGGCGTTCAGCAGGGACAATGTCCTTCTCAGAAATACAAAAAGTTGTAGATTATGCTCTGGACAATGGAGTTAACTTTTTTGATACTGCTGATATATATGCATTTGGAGAAAGTGAAGAACTGCTTGGTAAAGCTCTTGGAAACAGGAAAAATGATGTGATTATTGCAACAAAAGTTAGAGGTGTTATGTCAGATGACCCTAATGACAGAGGACTTTCCAGATATCATATTTTTAAATCCATAGATGCATCCTTAAAAAGATTAGGCAGAGATTATATAGACTTATATCAGGTTCACTGGTGGGATAATTCAACGCCAATTGAAGAGACAATAGATGCTTTAAACGACCTTGTTAGAATAGGAAAAGTTAGATATATAGGAATATCTGATTTTGCAGGCTGGCAGATAGCAAGGTCAGTATCTTTGCAGGAAGCTAAAAACTATGCAAAATTTGTTTCAGCCCAGATGTATTACTCGCTACTGGGTAGAGATATTGAGTTTGAGGTTGTTCCTGCCTGTGAAGCTTTAGGGCTTGGGATACTGGCATGGAGCCCACTGGCAGGTGGTTTTCTTACAGGAAAATACACCCGTGAGAATATTCCCGAAGGCAGTAGATATGCCAGAATGGAAAGACCTTTTTTAAGATTTGATTTTGAAAAAGGATATTTTGTTGTTGATGAACTCAGAAAACTTGCAGAGAAATACAATGCTACCGTTTCACAGGTGGCTCTAAACTGGATAAAAGCAAAACCATTTATAAGCTCAATCATTATAGGAGTTAGAAGCCTTGAACAGCTAAAGGATAATCTTGGCTGTATCAACTGGGATTTATCAGAGGAAGACATATCTTATCTTGATGAAATAACTGCTCCTGAAAGACCATATCCCCAGTGGTTTCTTGATATGTTTGCAGACCTGTAA
- a CDS encoding ABC transporter ATP-binding protein — MYTWEKIFSEIKKYKKELILGHIFALLAIAVSVPTPLFLPLLVDEVLLNKPGIFVHTYNKIFGQGNPVTYTLAALIIVLIMRTLFFVFNALQAKIFTKISKSVTYKIREDLLKHIKDLSMAEFETVGSGAIASKLITDVNTIDDFIGKTVSRLIISVLTIVGVAVVLIMINWKLGLLIVFLNPVVIYFTTLVGRRIGKLKAIENKAVEKFQEKLTETLDLFWQIRASNREESFINAVLKTAQEVKNTAIEFGWKSDAAGRLSMLVFLAGYEIFRATSILFVAYSDLTIGLMLAIFGYLWVMMTPVQELLGIQYAFHSGDAALKRINQIFEMRKEPKYPHILNPFKNRETTSVKLKDVYFSYDGENYVLKNINLKAEEGQKIAIVGASGSGKTTLAHIIVGFYPVDKGKVLYGDIPVEEIGLDVVRENVSLVLQMPMMFNDTVRFNLTLGREIPEYKIWEALEIAQMKDVVEALPQKLDTLIGKNGVRLSGGQRQRLAIARMILQDPKIVILDESTSALDTHTEYKLFKALQKYLEKKTAIIIAHRLSTVQQADYIYVLDKGEIVEEGTHQELMEKEGLYNQYMRRYFAHENL; from the coding sequence ATGTATACCTGGGAAAAGATTTTTTCTGAGATAAAAAAATACAAGAAAGAGCTTATCTTGGGGCATATTTTTGCCCTTCTGGCAATTGCTGTAAGTGTTCCAACCCCTCTATTCCTGCCTTTGCTTGTTGATGAAGTGCTACTGAACAAACCGGGAATATTTGTCCATACATACAATAAAATCTTTGGACAGGGCAATCCTGTAACATATACCCTTGCTGCACTGATTATTGTTCTAATAATGAGAACTTTGTTTTTTGTGTTTAATGCACTGCAGGCAAAGATTTTCACAAAAATATCCAAAAGCGTTACATACAAAATTAGGGAAGACCTGCTTAAACATATAAAAGATTTATCTATGGCTGAATTTGAGACTGTAGGAAGTGGGGCTATTGCCTCTAAACTTATAACCGACGTTAACACCATTGATGATTTTATAGGGAAAACAGTAAGTAGATTAATTATATCTGTTTTAACAATTGTCGGTGTTGCTGTTGTTCTTATTATGATTAACTGGAAGCTGGGGTTGCTTATAGTTTTTTTAAACCCTGTGGTTATATATTTCACTACCCTTGTCGGTCGCAGGATAGGAAAGTTAAAAGCTATAGAAAATAAAGCAGTAGAAAAATTTCAGGAAAAATTAACAGAAACCCTTGATTTATTCTGGCAGATAAGGGCAAGTAATAGAGAGGAGTCATTTATAAATGCAGTTTTAAAGACTGCACAGGAAGTTAAAAACACTGCCATAGAATTTGGCTGGAAAAGTGATGCAGCAGGGAGATTATCTATGCTTGTTTTCCTTGCTGGATATGAAATATTTAGGGCTACAAGTATCCTCTTCGTTGCATACTCAGACCTCACAATCGGTCTGATGCTTGCGATTTTTGGGTATCTGTGGGTAATGATGACACCTGTTCAGGAATTGCTTGGGATACAGTATGCCTTCCATTCTGGAGATGCTGCTCTAAAGAGAATAAATCAGATTTTTGAAATGAGAAAAGAGCCTAAATATCCCCATATACTAAATCCATTTAAAAATAGAGAAACAACATCGGTAAAGTTAAAGGATGTGTATTTTTCTTATGACGGAGAAAACTATGTTCTAAAAAATATCAATCTAAAGGCTGAAGAAGGCCAGAAAATAGCTATAGTAGGTGCCAGCGGAAGTGGTAAAACCACTCTGGCTCATATCATAGTAGGTTTTTACCCTGTGGATAAAGGAAAGGTTTTATATGGAGATATTCCTGTTGAGGAAATTGGGCTTGATGTTGTCCGTGAAAATGTATCTCTTGTTTTGCAGATGCCTATGATGTTTAATGACACTGTTAGATTTAACCTGACACTTGGCAGAGAGATCCCTGAATACAAGATATGGGAAGCTTTAGAAATAGCTCAGATGAAAGATGTAGTAGAGGCATTACCACAAAAACTGGATACACTTATTGGAAAAAATGGAGTTAGACTTTCAGGAGGTCAAAGACAGCGGCTTGCTATAGCCAGAATGATATTACAAGACCCTAAAATTGTTATCCTTGATGAGTCCACATCGGCTTTAGACACCCATACAGAATATAAGCTATTTAAGGCATTACAAAAATATCTTGAGAAAAAAACAGCAATTATTATTGCCCATAGATTATCTACCGTTCAACAGGCAGATTATATCTACGTCCTTGATAAAGGGGAAATTGTAGAAGAAGGAACTCATCAGGAGCTTATGGAAAAAGAAGGTCTTTATAATCAATATATGAGAAGGTATTTTGCTCACGAAAACCTATAA
- a CDS encoding methyl-accepting chemotaxis protein — protein MKFLSNLTIKMKVLILSIIPLLAILIYTSIFLYEHYKSYSESQIIENSVNLATKISAVVHELQKERGRTAGYLGSGGTKFKIELQEQRRLTDQKISQLKNYLNQIDKDSIPEKTYMKLQTAMEELKKISFIRSQVDSLNIPVNKAIGFYTNLNRLFLETIGSFAKNSSDATITKQLTAYTDFLFAKERMGIERAVLSAVFARESFTPELYTKFISLLSEQRAFLISFETIAPEDFLQKYRQIVSGQVVEEVKRMENIAIQKAQEGNFEVDPHYWFDTITKKINLMKKAEDYMSATLIKTINDIQSHAKSNLIADFIISSVIIAFIVLIGFMINKSISTTITTIQKELKYIADTKDFTKKVRVNTNDEMKNIADSINYLIEASREAIEQAKIAAQENTSIAAELSATATEIEKRAEEETHIVNNTTTKAHSIRKPLEVSVEKLEQTKEKIIKASETLDEAKGKISSLIETVKSSAAEEIKIVQELEALKEATEKTKEVLKLIEDIANQTNLLALNAAIEAARAGEFGKGFAVVADEVRNLAEKSREYVENITNTIMELLTHINNIAEKISSNAQAVNKLAEESSKVEEDVNNITTTMKETAEVSEDASESIKAIVEEIKGIIADIEKINEISTANTQSVEEIAKATEHLYTMTENLSKILEEFKT, from the coding sequence ATGAAATTTTTATCGAATTTAACCATTAAAATGAAAGTCCTTATTCTTTCTATTATTCCACTTCTGGCAATCTTAATTTACACCTCCATTTTTCTGTATGAACATTACAAAAGTTATTCTGAATCCCAAATCATAGAAAATAGTGTTAATCTTGCAACAAAAATATCAGCAGTTGTCCATGAATTACAAAAAGAAAGGGGGAGAACAGCAGGTTATCTGGGAAGTGGTGGAACGAAATTCAAAATAGAACTTCAAGAACAACGAAGACTAACAGATCAGAAAATATCCCAGCTTAAAAACTATTTAAATCAAATAGATAAAGACAGCATCCCAGAAAAAACATATATGAAACTCCAGACCGCAATGGAGGAGCTTAAAAAAATTAGTTTTATAAGAAGTCAGGTTGATAGCCTAAACATTCCAGTTAATAAAGCAATAGGCTTTTATACGAATCTCAATAGACTATTTCTGGAAACAATAGGTTCTTTTGCAAAGAATAGCTCTGATGCAACCATAACAAAACAACTAACAGCATACACAGATTTTCTGTTTGCTAAAGAAAGAATGGGAATTGAAAGGGCTGTTTTATCTGCTGTCTTTGCAAGAGAAAGCTTTACACCTGAGCTGTATACAAAATTTATATCCCTTTTAAGTGAACAAAGAGCCTTCCTGATATCATTTGAAACTATAGCACCTGAGGATTTCCTTCAAAAATATCGTCAAATAGTCAGCGGTCAGGTTGTTGAAGAAGTTAAAAGAATGGAAAACATAGCAATTCAAAAGGCACAGGAAGGAAACTTTGAAGTAGACCCACACTACTGGTTTGACACTATTACAAAGAAAATCAATCTTATGAAAAAAGCAGAAGATTATATGTCTGCCACACTAATTAAAACTATAAATGATATCCAGTCCCATGCTAAAAGTAATCTTATAGCGGATTTTATTATTTCCTCAGTGATAATAGCTTTCATAGTGCTTATAGGATTTATGATAAACAAATCAATCAGCACTACGATAACTACTATACAGAAAGAGCTTAAATATATTGCTGATACAAAAGACTTTACAAAGAAAGTAAGAGTAAATACAAACGATGAGATGAAAAATATTGCTGACTCTATCAATTACCTTATTGAAGCCTCAAGAGAAGCGATAGAACAGGCAAAAATTGCTGCTCAGGAAAACACATCTATTGCAGCTGAGCTTTCGGCAACTGCAACAGAAATAGAGAAAAGAGCAGAAGAGGAAACTCATATAGTCAATAACACTACAACAAAAGCCCACTCTATAAGAAAACCCCTTGAGGTTTCTGTGGAAAAACTTGAACAGACCAAAGAAAAAATAATAAAGGCAAGTGAAACACTTGATGAAGCGAAAGGTAAGATTTCAAGTCTCATAGAAACTGTAAAATCCAGTGCTGCAGAAGAAATAAAAATTGTTCAGGAACTGGAAGCATTAAAAGAAGCCACAGAAAAAACAAAAGAGGTTCTTAAACTTATTGAAGATATAGCAAACCAGACAAACTTGCTTGCCCTTAATGCTGCTATTGAGGCAGCAAGAGCTGGAGAATTTGGAAAAGGATTTGCAGTTGTTGCTGATGAAGTGAGAAACCTTGCAGAAAAATCAAGGGAATATGTTGAAAATATAACAAACACCATTATGGAGCTTTTAACTCATATAAATAACATAGCCGAAAAAATCTCCAGCAATGCACAGGCTGTCAATAAACTTGCAGAAGAATCCTCAAAAGTTGAAGAGGATGTAAACAATATAACAACCACCATGAAAGAAACAGCTGAAGTCTCAGAAGACGCATCAGAATCTATTAAAGCAATAGTAGAAGAAATAAAGGGAATTATAGCTGATATAGAAAAGATTAATGAGATTTCAACTGCAAATACCCAGAGTGTTGAAGAAATTGCCAAGGCAACAGAGCATCTATATACAATGACAGAAAATCTCAGCAAAATACTTGAAGAATTTAAGACATAA